The following is a genomic window from Candidatus Xiphinematobacter sp. Idaho Grape.
GAAAGTGGAGTGATAGGAATCCGTGTCGCAGGGGCAGCGGTGGAAGAAACAAAATGTAGAAGCTCTTGTGTCATGGATTGTATGACTCCCTTCAGATCATAAAGATCTAACAAGCGTGTTTTCCTACCTCGCCAGGAAGGAGGGGTAGACAGTCCCATCATTGCTATTCCTAGGCTAGAGACTTCCTCTTTAGCTCCCCGACGAAAAACTGTCCCTATTTCGTAGAGCCGCACTGTCTGTTGACCATGGCTCAGGTTTCTTTGTACTGCAGAAAGTAGTGCAGGGACCAACGCTGGACGGAGAAGGGACTGGTCTTCTCCGGAGGGATTTCTCAGACGTATAGTTTCTGACTCAGAGATCAGGTTTTGAAATAGACCATCTGACACAAGCGTGTGCGTACGGGCTTCAAAGAAACCTTGAGCAGCAAAACGCTGATGTAAGATGGAACAAAAATCCATAACAACATCTGCCTGAGTAGTGGGAGAAGGCTCAGCAAATCTTTTCTCGGCGATTGCCTCAATGCCAATAAGACGCACGACTTCCCCAATAAGATCCACCTCTCGAGTTAAGTCCCTTCGAAACCCTGGAATCTTCCAGGAAGAAGATTCTTGAGAGAGGCGTAGTAAGGTTAGCCACCCCCTCTCTAAAGAGCGGCTGATTTTGATGGGATCTAGGTCCATACCCAGGAAACGAGCAGTTCGACCATGATGGATTGTCACCTGTGTAGCCACCAGCGGCGCTCCATCAACTACTATGGGAGTTTGTACTCTTCCCCCTGCAACCTTGCAAATCCACTCTTTGGCAAGCTCAGAGGCAGGTACAATGGCAGTAGTATCTACTCCACGCTCAAAGCGATAACTAGCATTGCTAGAAAGTCTGGTTCGACAAGAAGTACACCGTATTTTCCCTGGATGAAACGCTGCACTCTCTAGCAAAATCTCCGTTGTGTTTGTTGAAATCTTAAAATCACGCCCTCCCATTATTCCAGCTAGGGCTATTGGACCTCTCTCATCTGCGATCACCATATCTCCCGGCGTAAGAGAATATTCTTGTCCGTACAGATCCCAGAATTTTTCCCCATCATGCGCCAAACGCACGAGAATATTTCCGCATACTTGCGCTGCATCAAAGGCGTGTAAAGGCTGGCCCATTAGTAACATCACGTAGTTCGTTATATCCACTACATTGTTAATGGAACATACACCTACAGACTCCAGTTTGGATCTTAACCAAATGGGACTTTCCGACACTCGTACTCCTTGAATTCTTCTGAGTGAGTAAAACTCACACCCTGCAGCGTTCTTAATTTGCGCTGCCACCAGATTATTGCTGGCTACAGTTACAGTTGTAGGCAGCGTGGCACTCCACTTCAGAGAAGCTCCGGTAAATGCTGCTACCTCACGGGCAATTCCTAAATGACTTAACCAGTCTCCTCGGTTAGGGGTAACATCTAAATCCAAAATAGAATCTGGCGGAAACATCTCAGAAATTTGGGTGCCTGTTATAGTCTCTTCTGGGAGGGTAAAAGGCCTCCTGTCCGTTGCTGTCCCTTGTACCAGTGCTAGTTCTCTTGCGTCGCAAAGCATACCTTGCGAGGTTATCCCATGCAGCTTGTCCTCATGAACCTGCACATTTCCAGGTAAGATCGTTCCTGGAAATGCTAGTGGCACCTTATCTCCCACATGATAATCTTTCTTCGTGTCACAGAAAACCTGTCTTGACTGCAGACCATCTGTAACCTGATAGACGGCTAGGTGGCTTGCTTGTGGGTGCGGTCTCTTTTCCAAAATTTGAGCCGCCACTACGTTCTTGAGCGATATTCCCCAGTCCATAACCGATTTTACCTGGATACCAGCACGAGCCAGTAAACTTTCGAGATCGGCAACTGATCCAAAAAAGTGGACAAGCTCTAAGAGCCAGTTGAAAGAAAGTTTCACTAGTGAAAACGGTTAACTAACGAAATTGGGACAAAAATCGAATATCGTTCTCTGTCAGTAGGCGAATGTCGGCGATGCCATTCAAGGCCATCGTTAAACGCTCCAGTCCAATCCCAAAAGCGAATCCAGAAACTTTCTCTGGGCTGTAGGCTCGATCCCCCCTTTTAGTACTGACCGCCTCAAAAACGGCTGGATCTATCATTCCACAGCCGGCTAATTCTAGCCACCCGTCCCCAACTACTGTTGCTCGGACATCAATTTCATAGCTCGGTACAGTGAAGGGAAAAAAATGGGGGCGGAAACGAATTTCTGCCTCCTGACCAAACAACTCACGGAAGAAAAAGACAATCGCTCCTTTAAGATCCGCAAGAGTAACATCCTTTGAGACGTACAGTCCTTCCAATT
Proteins encoded in this region:
- the pheT gene encoding phenylalanine--tRNA ligase subunit beta, which codes for MKLSFNWLLELVHFFGSVADLESLLARAGIQVKSVMDWGISLKNVVAAQILEKRPHPQASHLAVYQVTDGLQSRQVFCDTKKDYHVGDKVPLAFPGTILPGNVQVHEDKLHGITSQGMLCDARELALVQGTATDRRPFTLPEETITGTQISEMFPPDSILDLDVTPNRGDWLSHLGIAREVAAFTGASLKWSATLPTTVTVASNNLVAAQIKNAAGCEFYSLRRIQGVRVSESPIWLRSKLESVGVCSINNVVDITNYVMLLMGQPLHAFDAAQVCGNILVRLAHDGEKFWDLYGQEYSLTPGDMVIADERGPIALAGIMGGRDFKISTNTTEILLESAAFHPGKIRCTSCRTRLSSNASYRFERGVDTTAIVPASELAKEWICKVAGGRVQTPIVVDGAPLVATQVTIHHGRTARFLGMDLDPIKISRSLERGWLTLLRLSQESSSWKIPGFRRDLTREVDLIGEVVRLIGIEAIAEKRFAEPSPTTQADVVMDFCSILHQRFAAQGFFEARTHTLVSDGLFQNLISESETIRLRNPSGEDQSLLRPALVPALLSAVQRNLSHGQQTVRLYEIGTVFRRGAKEEVSSLGIAMMGLSTPPSWRGRKTRLLDLYDLKGVIQSMTQELLHFVSSTAAPATRIPITPLSLEKNLCLHILAESGETIGVAGQLSPHWSRKLGIPGEALVAELWLDPFQRGATTVRRKVSAIPRYPAIVRDLAILLPKKLSYASILETLLSAGEPFLCSVEPFDVFVDHTGLKFPLYLKSIGVSLVFRSAERTLTKQEVVIAEKRLKQRLVRRLGVGFRDPPKGGDGNDNI